The following proteins are encoded in a genomic region of Montipora foliosa isolate CH-2021 chromosome 8, ASM3666993v2, whole genome shotgun sequence:
- the LOC137968474 gene encoding uncharacterized protein KIAA1958-like — protein sequence MAALNQERFTPATDDTIEELRNGAKNVNTSKSTSFWLSVWKTWCEGKSIVLEIEEHEPAELNRLLEKFYAEVKNKNGQDYEPDSLRVMIAAFDRHLKDKQYPLSIVKDREFHSSKQVLEGKAKLLRQAGRGKRPNKARNLTKEEEELLWKENKFGSTTPEALVNTMWWLLTQHFGLRGRQEHHDMKMDDFQLCKDDNGVEFVQFTEGQTKTRQGGLHTKHRDFQPRMFAVGGERCPVALFKQFVSCRPQKLKTTGPFYLSIKTNRRPDDNVWFKVQPMGENKINDMMKSIVADTILESSDKKFTNHSARKTVVSKLKKANVERSGIVKVTGHKNIQSLDDYDESNEDEQRQLSYAISGRNNINPQPPVSREVHSSQEPLASSAQKPISMPNSAAFGLNQSSTSLNPTMMRAQEQNLLNTFNYCQVSFNFKSCKSSGPTIPSVKPIKRRRLHIIESDSDSD from the coding sequence ATGGCTGCATTAAATCAAGAAAGGTTTACTCCGGCCACTGACGATACAATAGAAGAACTGCGAAATGGTGCAAAAAATGTCAACACCAGCAAAAGTACGTCGTTTTGGCTAAGTGTGTGGAAGACGTGGTGCGAAGGAAAGAGCATAGTTTTGGAAATCGAGGAACACGAACCGGCTGAACTGAACAGATTACTTGAGAAATTCTACGCCGAAGTGAAGAACAAGAACGGCCAAGATTATGAGCCAGACAGCCTCAGAGTCATGATTGCTGCCTTCGACAgacatttgaaagacaaacagtATCCGCTGTCAATTGTAAAAGACCGGGAATTCCACTCGTCGAAACAGGTCTTGGAGGGAAAAGCGAAATTACTGCGACAGGCCGGTCGTGGTAAGCGCCCCAACAAAGCaagaaatttaacaaaagaagaagaagaattgctATGGAAGGAGAACAAGTTCGGAAGTACAACCCCAGAGGCATTAGTAAACACAATGTGGTGGTTACTTACCCAGCATTTTGGTCTCCGCGGCCGGCAAGAACATCACGACATGAAAATGGATGACTTCCAGCTATGCAAAGATGACAATGGCGTGGAGTTCGTACAGTTCACTGAAGGGCAGACCAAAACCCGACAAGGAGGTTTGCACACAAAGCACCGCGATTTTCAGCCACGAATGTTTGCCGTTGGTGGAGAAAGATGCCCAGTGGCTCTTTTTAAGCAGTTTGTGAGTTGCCGACCTCAAAAGCTGAAGACGACTGGTCCATTTTACCTCTCCATCAAGACAAACAGAAGGCCAGATGACAACGTGTGGTTTAAAGTACAACCAATgggggaaaacaaaataaatgataTGATGAAGAGCATTGTGGCAGATACTATTCTTGAGAGTAGCGACAAAAAGTTCACCAACCACAGCGCTCGCAAAACGGTGGTTAGTAAATTGAAGAAAGCGAACGTCGAGCGGTCCGGGATTGTAAAGGTCACCGGGCACAAGAACATCCAGTCATTAGATGACTACGACGAGTCAAATGAAGACGAACAGCGACAGCTTTCGTATGCCATTTCAGGGAGGAATAACATCAATCCACAACCGCCAGTATCCAGAGAAGTTCATAGCTCACAAGAGCCGCTTGCGTCTTCAGCTCAAAAACCGATTTCCATGCCCAATTCAGCAGCGTTTGGATTAAACCAGAGTTCCACATCGCTCAATCCGACAATGATGAGAGCTCAAGAGCAAAATCTGTTGAACACTTTCAACTACTGTCAGGTTTCATTCAACTTCAAGAGCTGCAAGTCTTCCGGGCCAACCATTCCAAGTGTGAAGCCTATTAAGCGTCGCCGCCTCCATATAATCGAGAGCGATTCAGACTCCGATTAA